One genomic region from Quercus robur chromosome 4, dhQueRobu3.1, whole genome shotgun sequence encodes:
- the LOC126723740 gene encoding protein EARLY RESPONSIVE TO DEHYDRATION 15-like, with translation MALVSGARSTLNPNAPPFIPATFYQVEDFSSEWWELVKTSTWFRDFWLSEHQDDDFEGNIEVDTADAEDNDDVSIDEAHLTELSQLEEVYLSYKDIGNTGLFPTAPKNESTPLNGFEEDTKAFLKKLSVSKSPKERGPKSPAGPAKYQQKPVRYVSPKCTPRLIHQPR, from the exons ATGGCATTAGTATCTGGAGCAAGATCAACTCTGAACCCCAATGCCCCACCCTTTATTCCTGCCACTTTCTATCAAGTGGAGGATTTCTCATCAGAATGGTGGGAACTAGTGAAAACTTCAACATGGTTTCGCGACTTTTGGCTGAGTGAGcaccaggatgatgattttgaagGCAATATCGAGGTTGATACTGCTGATGCTGAGGATAATGATGATGTCAGCATTGATGAAGCACACTTGACCGAATTGTCTCAGCTTGAGGAAGTATATCTGTCATACAAAGATATTGGAAACACTGGATTGTTCCCCACTGCTCCTAAAAATGAAAGTACACCTCTTAATG GTTTTGAAGAGGATACTAAAGCTTTTTTGAAGAAGCTGAGTGTTTCAAAATCTCCAAAAGAAAGAGGTCCCAAGTCCCCAGCAGGGCCTGCAAAGTACCAACAGAAGCCAGTCCGGTATGTGAGCCCCAAATGCACTCCCCGACTAATTCATCAGCCTCGCTGA